A single Sporosarcina sp. FSL W8-0480 DNA region contains:
- a CDS encoding rhodanese-related sulfurtransferase, protein MEKGAYRVLLYYKYVHIEDPETFAAEHLAFCKEHGLKGRILIGAEGINGTCSGTIEQTDAYMAMMHSDERFKDLWFKIDEADGHAFKKMHVRHRKEIVNLSLEEDINPLELTGQYLKPEEFLKAMQDENTVVFDTRNDYEYDLGHFRGAIRPDIENFRDLPEWVRENRELFEGKKVLAYCTGGIRCEKFTGWMKREGFEDVAHLEGGIVTYGKDPVAKGQLWDGQCYVFDERIAVPINQVEHVVVGRDHFDGTPCERYVNCANPECNKKILCSEENERLYMRSCSDECRVHPRNRYFVEMNMTVEEFDARMEEIEKRRSEEKVAN, encoded by the coding sequence ATGGAAAAAGGAGCATATCGGGTATTGTTGTACTATAAATACGTACACATCGAAGACCCAGAAACATTTGCTGCCGAACATTTGGCGTTTTGTAAGGAACATGGATTGAAAGGTCGTATTCTTATTGGAGCGGAAGGCATTAATGGTACTTGTTCAGGAACTATTGAACAAACCGATGCATATATGGCTATGATGCATAGCGATGAGCGCTTCAAGGATCTTTGGTTCAAAATCGACGAGGCAGATGGACATGCATTCAAAAAAATGCACGTACGTCATCGAAAAGAAATCGTTAACTTAAGCCTTGAAGAAGATATCAATCCTTTGGAATTGACAGGTCAATATTTGAAACCTGAAGAATTCCTGAAAGCAATGCAAGATGAAAACACAGTTGTGTTTGATACAAGAAATGATTATGAATATGATCTTGGACATTTCAGAGGGGCGATTCGTCCGGATATTGAGAATTTCCGCGATCTTCCTGAATGGGTCCGTGAAAATAGAGAACTGTTTGAAGGGAAAAAAGTCCTTGCGTATTGCACGGGTGGAATCAGATGTGAGAAATTCACAGGCTGGATGAAGCGTGAAGGATTTGAGGATGTTGCGCACTTGGAAGGCGGAATCGTAACATATGGTAAAGACCCTGTTGCGAAAGGCCAACTATGGGACGGTCAATGTTATGTATTTGACGAAAGGATTGCTGTTCCGATTAACCAAGTTGAACATGTCGTTGTTGGTCGTGACCATTTTGACGGTACACCATGCGAACGCTATGTGAACTGTGCGAATCCTGAATGTAATAAAAAGATCCTTTGCTCTGAAGAAAATGAGCGTCTATATATGCGCAGCTGTTCGGACGAGTGCCGTGTGCACCCGCGCAACCGTTATTTCGTTGAGATGAATATGACGGTCGAAGAGTTCGATGCACGTATGGAAGAAATCGAAAAGCGTCGTAGCGAAGAAAAAGTTGCAAACTAA
- a CDS encoding DUF5658 family protein, with amino-acid sequence METAKTLPQSKDRLLNTCFLLFCLCLMDALFTDLGLRNGHIQESNPFMRYIYDLSIALFYFVKLSLPFFLFTLMRLVKPSTYLKNLIVIAIIVYVVVISIHISWIVIMTAFI; translated from the coding sequence ATGGAAACAGCAAAAACTCTTCCACAATCCAAGGATCGATTATTGAATACATGTTTTCTTCTATTTTGTTTATGTTTGATGGATGCCCTCTTCACTGATCTCGGACTACGAAATGGTCATATCCAAGAATCGAATCCATTCATGAGATACATATATGATTTGAGCATTGCTCTTTTTTATTTTGTAAAACTAAGCCTGCCATTTTTCTTATTCACATTGATGCGCCTCGTGAAACCATCAACATATTTGAAAAACTTAATCGTCATCGCGATAATCGTCTATGTTGTGGTAATCAGCATTCATATTTCCTGGATTGTGATTATGACTGCCTTCATTTAG
- a CDS encoding DUF368 domain-containing protein: MEWKNIYRGFLIGISDLIPGVSGGTIAFILGIYDRLLTAISGFFSKDWKKHIGFLLPLAIGIGLTLLLFSRVIDFLLKNYHQPTQFFFLGLIIGVIPFISKQAGMKKNFKFGHYILLLIVGAALASTAFMSPADSTVITSLSMKNVLGLFFAGWLGSMAMLLPGVSGSFILLLLGVYSTAINALSTLNLPIIIVIGSGVIVGFIVSSKIIRFLLENYTYATFACIIGLIIGSVFVIYPGIPESGTPFVMSVIALITGLIVANIFNSASPSK, translated from the coding sequence ATGGAATGGAAGAATATTTATCGTGGATTTCTCATTGGAATCAGCGACTTGATTCCAGGTGTGAGCGGGGGAACAATAGCGTTCATACTTGGTATATATGATCGATTGTTAACCGCAATCAGCGGATTTTTCAGTAAGGACTGGAAGAAGCATATTGGATTTTTATTGCCACTCGCAATTGGCATCGGATTGACATTATTGCTCTTTAGTCGGGTAATCGACTTCTTATTAAAAAATTATCATCAGCCTACACAATTTTTCTTTCTTGGACTAATCATTGGGGTTATTCCGTTCATCTCAAAACAGGCAGGCATGAAGAAGAATTTTAAATTTGGACATTATATCTTGTTGCTTATTGTTGGAGCGGCTCTTGCTTCTACAGCTTTTATGAGCCCGGCTGATTCAACTGTGATTACTTCGTTATCGATGAAAAATGTGTTGGGCCTTTTCTTTGCAGGATGGTTAGGAAGCATGGCAATGCTCTTACCAGGTGTGAGCGGCTCATTTATCTTACTTCTTCTTGGTGTATATTCGACTGCGATAAATGCACTTTCTACGCTCAATTTACCCATTATCATTGTAATCGGGTCGGGTGTAATAGTCGGCTTTATCGTAAGCAGTAAAATAATCCGTTTTCTATTGGAAAACTACACCTACGCAACATTCGCATGTATTATCGGTTTGATCATCGGTTCGGTATTTGTAATTTACCCTGGAATACCGGAAAGTGGAACCCCGTTCGTGATGAGCGTAATTGCACTCATCACGGGGCTGATCGTAGCCAATATATTCAATTCGGCAAGTCCTTCTAAATGA
- a CDS encoding helix-turn-helix transcriptional regulator, translating into MIKNRVKELRARFDITQGELADQVGVTRQTIVALEKGSYTPSLLLAMNLAEVFKLPIEEIFSKEEK; encoded by the coding sequence TTGATTAAGAATCGTGTGAAAGAGTTACGTGCACGTTTTGATATTACGCAAGGTGAGTTGGCGGATCAGGTTGGTGTGACGAGACAGACTATTGTCGCGTTGGAAAAAGGGAGCTATACCCCTTCCCTGCTTCTTGCCATGAACCTCGCAGAAGTGTTCAAGCTGCCGATTGAGGAAATATTTTCAAAGGAGGAGAAGTGA
- a CDS encoding DUF6509 family protein: MEVIEYSMEELIDPTGILSGRRFEFRIYVKFDEEDELYTEQGTGVRVIYAIDGEEGKVASCNLFERETDKVLDFALEEDEEAAIAAFCEEHLTEDY, from the coding sequence ATGGAAGTTATTGAATACAGTATGGAAGAACTGATCGATCCGACAGGGATTCTTTCAGGAAGACGTTTTGAATTCCGGATATATGTGAAGTTCGACGAGGAAGATGAGCTTTACACGGAGCAAGGGACCGGTGTCCGGGTTATCTATGCGATAGATGGTGAGGAAGGTAAAGTTGCGTCCTGCAATCTGTTTGAGCGGGAAACTGACAAGGTACTTGACTTTGCACTTGAAGAGGACGAGGAAGCTGCAATTGCGGCATTCTGCGAGGAGCATTTAACGGAAGACTACTAA
- a CDS encoding NAD(P)/FAD-dependent oxidoreductase has protein sequence MKNEIVDITIIGGGPTGLFASFYAGMREMSVKIIDSLPQLGGQLVELYPDKYIYDVGGFPKILAKDLVANLVTQAHYSKPEIHLGETAISAERNGDHFILKTDKGTHLTRTILLTAGIGAFQPRKIGLAEESDFEGSTLHYGIKDLSLFKGKEVLICGGGDSAVDWALMLEDIASNVSLVHRRERFTAHETSVNQLMSSKVNVLTSRAVKSIVGEGGNVKEVVLAQKDGQEERVAVDHVIVNYGNISSLGAIKEWGLDMDRNSILVNSRMETNIEGIYAAGDVTSYDGKVKLIAVGLGEAPTAVNHAKAYIDPKARLQPLHSTSVFN, from the coding sequence ATGAAGAATGAAATAGTCGATATTACAATTATAGGCGGGGGACCAACTGGACTTTTTGCATCTTTTTATGCAGGCATGAGGGAAATGTCCGTTAAAATAATCGATAGTCTTCCTCAACTTGGTGGGCAGCTTGTCGAACTTTATCCGGATAAATATATTTATGATGTCGGTGGTTTTCCTAAAATCCTTGCAAAGGATTTGGTTGCAAATCTTGTAACGCAAGCACATTATTCTAAACCTGAAATCCACCTTGGGGAAACTGCGATTTCCGCTGAGCGTAATGGGGATCATTTTATCCTCAAAACGGATAAAGGTACTCATTTGACACGTACGATTCTGTTAACGGCTGGAATTGGTGCATTCCAACCACGTAAAATTGGTTTGGCGGAAGAAAGTGATTTTGAAGGAAGCACTTTGCATTACGGCATAAAAGATCTTTCTTTATTTAAAGGTAAAGAAGTACTTATATGCGGTGGTGGGGACTCGGCTGTCGATTGGGCGCTAATGCTTGAAGATATTGCTTCAAACGTGTCACTTGTCCATAGACGCGAACGGTTTACTGCTCATGAAACAAGTGTTAACCAGTTGATGTCTTCAAAAGTGAATGTCCTTACTTCACGTGCCGTTAAATCGATCGTTGGAGAAGGCGGTAATGTAAAAGAAGTCGTTCTTGCACAAAAAGATGGCCAAGAAGAGAGAGTCGCTGTCGATCACGTAATCGTCAATTACGGTAATATTTCATCACTTGGTGCGATAAAAGAGTGGGGACTTGACATGGATCGAAACTCCATCCTTGTCAACTCACGGATGGAAACGAATATTGAAGGGATCTATGCCGCGGGTGATGTAACAAGCTACGATGGTAAAGTGAAGCTGATAGCTGTTGGATTAGGGGAAGCCCCTACTGCAGTAAACCATGCCAAAGCATATATCGATCCGAAAGCAAGACTTCAACCATTGCACAGCACAAGTGTATTCAACTAA
- a CDS encoding DUF5808 domain-containing protein encodes MTVSIFLAIIIFLTLIQAAIPRLLKKTIVFGVTIPETNVEDEKLSSYKKIYSTIILLTGLIGILLLVFQGFGSDLQEEKIVISGLIVQFGILFVSMILYLYFHIQTTKRKREMKWGENLKKVRVADLASRSNDEMLPSIIFALPMAITIGLIAYTISQYSAMPDMIPTHWGPDGQPDAFTEKNPFSVIALLLILLVMQGMMVAINTFTKKSGVKLNAARRKSSRIQQLSFRKYTSWFMFLTTILITILFGFFQMTTIHGEFAGSMIMMVLPLAFLLVILLATAFYAFKVGQGGSRIHTEVVDEETPGITDLDDDQYWKAGVFYVNKNDPSIFVEKRFGVGWTINFGNPIGYLVLIGPLLIILVISFLL; translated from the coding sequence ATGACAGTATCCATATTTCTTGCAATCATTATTTTTTTAACACTGATTCAAGCCGCAATTCCACGATTGCTTAAAAAAACTATCGTATTCGGTGTAACGATACCCGAAACGAATGTTGAAGACGAGAAATTGTCCAGCTACAAAAAAATCTATTCAACAATTATTCTGTTAACTGGATTGATTGGTATACTTCTATTAGTATTTCAAGGTTTTGGTAGTGATTTGCAGGAGGAAAAAATAGTAATTAGTGGACTCATTGTTCAGTTTGGCATTCTCTTTGTAAGCATGATTCTCTATTTATATTTCCATATACAAACGACAAAACGAAAACGGGAGATGAAATGGGGAGAAAATCTTAAAAAGGTTCGAGTTGCCGATTTAGCGAGCCGTTCCAATGATGAAATGCTTCCTTCAATAATCTTCGCGTTGCCAATGGCCATTACGATCGGACTAATCGCCTATACCATTAGCCAATATTCAGCTATGCCAGACATGATTCCTACCCATTGGGGTCCAGATGGTCAACCCGATGCCTTCACAGAAAAAAATCCATTCTCCGTCATTGCACTTTTACTAATTTTACTTGTCATGCAAGGGATGATGGTGGCGATCAATACGTTCACAAAGAAATCCGGTGTAAAGCTAAACGCTGCAAGAAGAAAGTCATCCCGCATCCAGCAATTATCCTTTCGAAAATATACAAGCTGGTTCATGTTTTTAACGACTATATTGATAACAATCCTTTTCGGTTTCTTCCAGATGACAACAATTCATGGTGAATTTGCAGGGTCAATGATAATGATGGTGTTACCGCTTGCCTTCTTACTCGTCATCTTGCTTGCGACCGCATTTTACGCTTTCAAAGTCGGTCAAGGGGGTTCTCGTATCCATACCGAGGTTGTCGATGAGGAAACACCGGGCATTACGGATTTGGATGATGACCAGTACTGGAAGGCCGGTGTGTTTTATGTAAACAAAAACGACCCATCCATCTTTGTTGAAAAGAGGTTCGGGGTCGGTTGGACGATCAATTTCGGCAATCCAATCGGATATTTGGTTTTGATTGGGCCACTTCTGATCATTTTGGTAATATCATTTTTATTATAA
- a CDS encoding polysaccharide deacetylase family protein, protein MKKPRHKTRSIWIDIIFSSTIILLTVAAILLTLSPNKNQTASTPIEKEHPVVDSIETEVIDSNYPGIKIVTKTSNDKKAPFAIQYPQSTIDSFNERVLNYVTNVQEEYMETMKNKSLLDENTKGELNISYETLTHSSGNYSFVLVNNSNFSDSTKGTTEIRTFHLNPETGDSYSIADLLEGDIDRLRQLSAWVLAEIQTDEALTKHLHLEQLEQYTEPNWGNFQYYAVTDDSLIFYFDENTIADDSVGPIIISLSMNKSANLLLDTFKPKSVESSKDDSSLEKEEDSTTENTESEDAIEVEDSEESTETITDGKKVALTFDDGPDPKVTRQIVEILEKHNAKATFFMLGSRVEYYPEIAKEVFDAGHEVANHTWNHADLTKLTPERMAKEINETTAIIEQVTGAEVTAYRPPYGAVNEKVRKHLSLPTVLWDVDTRDWEHRNSQKMIQNIKQNTKDGSIILMHDIHQSTADGLDAALTYLESEGYQFVTVSELLSNP, encoded by the coding sequence ATGAAAAAACCACGCCATAAAACACGTTCCATTTGGATCGATATTATCTTTTCATCAACTATCATTCTATTGACAGTTGCCGCTATTCTTTTAACCTTATCACCAAATAAAAATCAAACCGCTTCAACTCCCATTGAAAAGGAACACCCTGTGGTGGATTCAATAGAAACCGAAGTGATAGATTCCAATTATCCAGGCATTAAAATCGTAACCAAAACATCAAATGACAAAAAAGCCCCCTTTGCTATACAATATCCTCAAAGTACAATTGATTCTTTTAATGAAAGAGTTCTAAATTATGTCACGAACGTCCAAGAAGAATATATGGAAACGATGAAAAACAAAAGTCTTCTTGATGAAAACACAAAAGGTGAATTGAATATATCCTACGAAACCTTAACACATTCTTCAGGTAACTATTCTTTCGTACTCGTCAATAACAGTAATTTCAGTGATTCAACTAAAGGAACTACAGAAATTCGTACCTTCCATCTAAATCCCGAAACAGGAGATAGCTATTCGATAGCTGATTTGTTAGAAGGTGATATTGATCGATTACGCCAATTGTCTGCTTGGGTATTAGCGGAAATCCAAACCGACGAAGCGTTAACGAAGCATCTTCACTTGGAACAATTGGAACAATATACAGAACCTAATTGGGGAAATTTCCAGTACTACGCGGTCACCGATGATTCACTTATATTTTACTTTGACGAAAATACGATAGCTGATGATTCCGTTGGACCAATTATCATCTCTTTATCTATGAATAAATCAGCTAACCTTCTGTTGGATACATTTAAACCGAAAAGCGTCGAATCTTCGAAGGATGACTCGTCACTTGAAAAGGAAGAGGATTCTACGACTGAGAATACCGAATCAGAAGACGCTATTGAAGTTGAGGATTCCGAAGAGTCAACTGAAACCATTACAGATGGAAAAAAAGTAGCTTTAACATTTGATGACGGTCCCGACCCAAAGGTGACAAGACAAATAGTAGAAATACTTGAAAAGCATAATGCAAAAGCAACATTCTTCATGTTAGGCAGTCGGGTAGAGTATTATCCGGAAATTGCTAAAGAAGTTTTCGATGCAGGCCATGAAGTGGCTAACCATACTTGGAATCATGCAGATTTAACGAAATTGACTCCTGAGCGGATGGCAAAAGAAATCAACGAAACGACAGCAATAATTGAACAGGTGACCGGAGCAGAAGTCACAGCATACAGGCCTCCATATGGCGCAGTGAATGAAAAAGTACGCAAGCATTTGAGTCTGCCCACCGTTTTATGGGATGTGGACACACGTGACTGGGAGCATCGTAACTCACAAAAAATGATTCAGAACATAAAACAAAATACAAAAGATGGCAGCATCATTCTTATGCACGACATCCACCAATCGACAGCAGACGGCCTCGATGCTGCACTCACCTATTTGGAAAGTGAAGGTTATCAATTCGTCACAGTTTCAGAGTTATTATCAAACCCTTGA
- a CDS encoding M3 family oligoendopeptidase, with the protein MLKFEEYQYTRPDMESIKSEFNELLEQFRSANSFEEQNEVIAKLNAIGSNYSTHANLAYIRSSINTNDEFYQQEREFFDEIGPEFQELGTAFYKELVVTPFRNQLEEKWGSQLFALADNAIKSFSPEVLPLLQKENKLTTEYAKLVASAQIEFDGKTLTLAQMGPYAESTDRDVRKAAMTASYSFYAENGEAFDRIYDDLVKVRHEIATKLGFANFVELGYARMNRIGYNAEMVKNFRDQVRDHIVPLATKLYKRQADRIGVDELKFYDQSLNFLSGNATPKGSPDWIIENGKKMYSELSTETNEFFTYMTDKHLLDLEAKKGKETGGYCTFIDDYDSPFIFSNFNGTSGDIDVLTHEAGHAFQVYCSRNIGIPEYVWPTHEGAEIHSMSMEFFTWPWMELFFEEETEKYKFAHLSSGLLFLPYGVAVDEFQHIVYENPEMTPAERKAAWKEIEKTYLPMRDYDGNPYLEAGSIWQRQSHIYEAPFYYIDYTLAQICAFQFWKRSFENREEAWNDYLHLCKLGGSKKFTDLVGEANLISPFEDGCVESVVGSIEDWLNSVDDKAL; encoded by the coding sequence ATGTTGAAATTTGAAGAGTATCAGTACACAAGACCGGACATGGAAAGCATCAAAAGTGAATTCAACGAATTGCTTGAACAATTCCGTTCCGCAAATTCATTTGAGGAACAGAACGAAGTTATCGCAAAGCTGAATGCCATCGGAAGTAATTATTCCACACATGCCAACTTGGCTTATATCCGCTCGTCCATCAACACGAATGACGAGTTCTATCAACAAGAGCGAGAATTCTTTGATGAAATCGGACCTGAATTCCAGGAGCTTGGGACAGCCTTCTACAAGGAATTGGTCGTAACTCCTTTCCGCAATCAGCTTGAAGAAAAATGGGGCTCACAATTATTTGCCTTGGCAGATAATGCAATTAAATCCTTCTCGCCAGAAGTCCTTCCATTGCTTCAAAAAGAAAATAAGTTAACGACTGAATACGCAAAACTCGTTGCTTCCGCTCAAATCGAATTCGATGGGAAAACATTAACCCTTGCACAAATGGGACCTTATGCGGAATCTACAGATCGAGATGTACGAAAAGCAGCCATGACGGCGTCCTACTCGTTCTACGCGGAAAACGGCGAAGCGTTCGACCGTATTTATGACGACCTTGTCAAAGTCAGACATGAAATCGCAACGAAGCTTGGATTTGCTAACTTTGTAGAGTTAGGCTATGCACGTATGAACAGAATTGGTTATAATGCCGAAATGGTAAAGAACTTCCGTGACCAAGTCCGCGATCATATTGTGCCGCTTGCAACGAAGTTGTACAAGCGCCAAGCGGACCGCATCGGTGTAGACGAATTAAAGTTCTATGATCAATCCCTTAACTTCCTAAGCGGAAATGCTACACCGAAGGGCTCACCAGATTGGATCATTGAAAACGGTAAAAAGATGTATTCTGAGCTTTCAACGGAAACAAATGAATTCTTCACGTATATGACGGACAAGCACCTTCTTGACCTTGAAGCAAAGAAAGGGAAAGAGACAGGCGGATATTGCACATTCATCGATGACTATGATTCGCCATTCATCTTTTCGAACTTCAACGGTACATCCGGTGACATCGATGTCCTGACACACGAAGCGGGCCACGCTTTCCAAGTATATTGCAGCCGAAACATCGGAATTCCAGAATATGTTTGGCCAACGCACGAGGGTGCTGAAATCCATTCGATGAGTATGGAGTTCTTCACCTGGCCATGGATGGAGCTATTCTTTGAAGAAGAAACGGAAAAATACAAGTTCGCACACTTAAGCAGCGGATTGTTATTTTTACCATACGGAGTTGCAGTTGATGAATTCCAGCACATCGTATATGAGAACCCAGAAATGACGCCTGCAGAGCGTAAGGCTGCATGGAAAGAAATCGAAAAAACGTATTTGCCAATGCGGGATTATGACGGTAATCCATATCTTGAAGCAGGTTCGATTTGGCAACGTCAATCTCATATTTATGAAGCGCCATTCTATTATATTGACTATACATTGGCTCAAATATGTGCTTTCCAATTCTGGAAGCGTTCATTCGAAAATCGGGAAGAAGCTTGGAATGATTACTTGCACCTTTGCAAGTTGGGCGGTTCTAAGAAATTCACGGATCTTGTTGGGGAAGCAAACCTCATTTCACCATTTGAAGACGGCTGTGTCGAATCGGTAGTAGGATCTATCGAAGACTGGTTAAACTCGGTTGATGACAAAGCATTATAA
- a CDS encoding GntR family transcriptional regulator: protein MFIQIEPTSEIPIYTQLANQLIELIAAGTLQPSEALPSVRSLAADLGVNMHTVNKAYHELERKNIIQIIPKSGAVINSISNSGPSVSQVDHIKQFMKPLLAESIVYGMDEEEILSIATSIISEIREGKE from the coding sequence TTGTTCATTCAAATCGAACCGACATCGGAAATACCGATTTATACACAATTGGCTAATCAATTAATCGAGTTGATAGCAGCTGGAACATTACAACCTTCCGAAGCTTTGCCATCGGTCCGTTCCCTGGCAGCTGATCTCGGTGTTAACATGCATACAGTAAACAAGGCATATCATGAATTAGAACGGAAAAACATCATTCAAATCATTCCCAAGTCGGGTGCTGTTATTAACTCAATTTCAAACAGTGGACCAAGCGTGTCTCAAGTCGACCATATAAAGCAATTTATGAAACCGCTCCTTGCAGAATCGATTGTCTACGGAATGGATGAGGAAGAAATTTTATCAATCGCAACGTCAATCATTTCAGAAATTAGGGAGGGAAAAGAATGA
- a CDS encoding formate--tetrahydrofolate ligase, producing MTEKAKPLTDLSIANAAVMKPILEIAENAGIPEEAVEPYGRYKAKIDVSKLPVAQSFGKVVLVTATSPTPAGEGKSTVTVGLADALSRLGEKSMIALREPSLGPVMGVKGGAAGGGYAQVLPMEEINLHFNGDIHAITTANNALSAIIDNHIHQGNALGIDPRRITWKRALDMNDRALRHITIGLGGPTQGVPREDGFDITVASEIMAVFCLATSLSDLKERLSQMVIGYTYQKEAVTVRDLGVEGALTLLLKEAFKPNLVQTIEGTPALIHGGPFANIAHGCNSLMATNTARQLADIVVTEAGFGSDLGAEKFVDIKARKGGFAPDAVVVVTTIRALKMHGGVNKTDLAAENVQAVMDGIVNLEKHLETVRAFGVQPVVALNRFITDSRAELDYVLNWCKDKGVRAALTDVWGLGGEGGLDLAKHVLELIDEPNDFAPLYNVEQSVVEKITTIVQKVYGGKGIVLTDKARKDLIQIEQNGWDILPVCMAKTQYSFSDDPKKLGRPEDFTITIREIIPKLGAGFLVCLTGDIMTMPGLPKTPAALHMDIDEKGNAVGLM from the coding sequence TTGACGGAAAAAGCAAAACCATTGACAGATCTATCAATTGCAAACGCGGCAGTCATGAAGCCTATTTTGGAAATCGCGGAAAATGCGGGTATTCCTGAAGAGGCAGTGGAACCATATGGTCGTTACAAAGCGAAAATCGATGTTAGCAAATTGCCTGTTGCCCAATCGTTTGGGAAGGTGGTTTTAGTGACAGCAACAAGCCCGACACCGGCGGGAGAAGGGAAATCCACTGTAACTGTCGGCTTGGCTGATGCATTGTCAAGGTTAGGTGAGAAGTCGATGATTGCTTTGCGTGAGCCGTCACTTGGTCCAGTTATGGGAGTGAAAGGCGGCGCAGCAGGGGGTGGGTATGCACAAGTATTGCCAATGGAGGAAATTAACCTTCATTTCAACGGTGATATTCATGCAATTACAACAGCAAATAATGCGCTAAGTGCAATTATAGATAATCATATTCATCAGGGGAATGCACTGGGTATCGACCCAAGAAGGATCACTTGGAAACGTGCACTTGATATGAACGATCGTGCGTTAAGACATATTACAATCGGCCTTGGAGGTCCTACACAGGGGGTTCCAAGAGAAGACGGATTTGACATTACGGTAGCTTCAGAAATCATGGCTGTATTCTGTTTAGCTACAAGCCTCAGTGACTTGAAAGAGCGTCTATCACAGATGGTGATCGGATACACCTATCAGAAAGAAGCAGTTACTGTTAGAGATCTTGGTGTTGAAGGTGCACTTACATTATTGTTGAAGGAAGCTTTCAAACCGAATCTTGTACAAACAATTGAAGGGACTCCTGCTTTAATCCACGGTGGCCCATTCGCGAATATCGCGCATGGCTGCAACTCGTTGATGGCAACAAACACTGCAAGGCAACTTGCGGATATCGTCGTGACGGAGGCTGGCTTCGGATCAGATTTAGGTGCAGAGAAGTTCGTGGATATTAAAGCGCGTAAAGGTGGATTTGCACCAGATGCAGTCGTAGTTGTAACGACAATCCGTGCTTTGAAAATGCATGGCGGGGTAAATAAAACGGACCTTGCTGCAGAAAATGTCCAAGCAGTAATGGATGGAATCGTGAACTTGGAAAAACACTTGGAAACAGTCAGGGCTTTCGGAGTTCAACCGGTTGTAGCATTGAATCGCTTTATCACTGATTCCAGAGCGGAACTTGACTATGTCCTGAATTGGTGTAAGGATAAGGGCGTACGTGCCGCATTGACGGACGTATGGGGCCTTGGAGGCGAAGGTGGATTAGACCTCGCAAAACATGTGTTGGAGCTTATCGATGAACCAAATGACTTTGCACCACTATATAATGTCGAACAGTCTGTAGTTGAAAAAATTACGACTATCGTGCAAAAGGTGTATGGCGGTAAAGGTATCGTCTTGACGGATAAAGCAAGAAAAGATCTGATACAAATTGAACAAAATGGTTGGGATATCCTTCCTGTCTGCATGGCTAAAACACAATATTCGTTTTCAGATGACCCTAAGAAACTTGGAAGACCGGAAGACTTTACGATTACAATCCGTGAAATCATTCCAAAACTTGGAGCTGGATTCCTTGTTTGCCTAACGGGGGACATTATGACAATGCCAGGATTGCCAAAAACTCCTGCAGCACTTCATATGGATATCGATGAAAAAGGAAATGCAGTAGGATTAATGTAA